The Fusobacterium necrophorum subsp. necrophorum genome has a window encoding:
- a CDS encoding PTS glucose transporter subunit IIA produces MGLFHNLFGKKEEKKVVTIYAPINGKVIDLAEIPDPAFAEKMVGDGCGMEPKEGAICSPVNGEVANVFDTRHAVSFDSEDGLEMIVHFGIDTVKLKGEGFKSLRGEGPTKVGDPIVEYDLAYISANAPSIKTPVIINNMEEVEHIEVIALGQEVKVGDPIMKVTLK; encoded by the coding sequence ATGGGATTATTTCATAACTTGTTTGGAAAAAAAGAAGAGAAAAAGGTAGTTACTATTTATGCTCCCATAAATGGAAAAGTCATTGATTTGGCAGAAATTCCGGATCCTGCATTTGCAGAAAAAATGGTAGGAGACGGTTGTGGAATGGAACCGAAAGAAGGAGCCATCTGTTCCCCTGTCAATGGAGAAGTTGCCAATGTATTCGACACCAGACATGCAGTCAGTTTTGATTCGGAAGACGGATTGGAAATGATTGTTCATTTTGGAATTGATACGGTAAAATTAAAAGGAGAAGGCTTCAAATCCTTAAGAGGAGAAGGACCGACTAAGGTAGGAGATCCTATTGTAGAATATGATTTGGCATATATTTCAGCAAATGCTCCTTCAATAAAAACTCCTGTCATTATCAATAACATGGAAGAAGTGGAACACATTGAAGTGATTGCCTTAGGACAAGAGGTAAAAGTCGGAGATCCTATTATGAAGGTAACATTAAAATAA
- a CDS encoding RNA methyltransferase, with translation MKAWIHISSPENEKVKFFSKLKKKKYREEERIFLAEGKKFLDYPEGAKYVLLREGVEVEEERLERFSCPVFLLSQKCFEKVSVQENSQGVILLYSYPVIEISKAAKQLIVLDDIQDPGNLGTMIRLVDAAGFSDIFLTKHSVDCYNEKVVRSSMGSIFHVRLHVMEKKEILEYLQAENYHVLVTTLQRDSVAYTEMQLKEKNAFVFGNEGHGVSKEFLELAEQKIIIPISGQAESLNVAMAAGIILFYSRDLKRILE, from the coding sequence ATGAAAGCATGGATTCACATCTCCAGTCCGGAGAATGAAAAAGTAAAATTTTTTTCCAAATTAAAAAAGAAAAAATATCGGGAAGAAGAACGAATCTTCTTGGCTGAGGGAAAAAAGTTTTTGGACTATCCTGAGGGAGCAAAGTATGTCTTGTTGCGAGAAGGTGTCGAAGTGGAAGAAGAGCGATTGGAGAGATTTTCCTGTCCTGTTTTTCTACTTTCCCAAAAATGTTTTGAAAAAGTCAGTGTACAAGAGAATTCACAGGGAGTAATTTTACTGTATTCCTACCCGGTGATAGAAATATCAAAAGCTGCAAAGCAATTGATTGTATTGGACGACATTCAGGATCCCGGAAATTTGGGAACCATGATTCGATTGGTCGATGCTGCCGGATTTTCGGATATTTTCCTGACAAAACATTCCGTTGACTGTTATAATGAAAAAGTAGTCCGAAGTTCTATGGGTTCTATTTTTCATGTTCGTCTTCATGTTATGGAAAAAAAAGAGATACTGGAATATTTACAGGCAGAAAACTATCATGTTTTAGTTACCACTTTACAACGAGACTCCGTTGCATATACCGAAATGCAGCTCAAAGAAAAAAATGCTTTTGTCTTTGGAAATGAAGGACATGGAGTATCCAAAGAGTTTTTAGAACTTGCAGAGCAGAAGATTATTATTCCCATTTCCGGGCAGGCGGAATCTTTGAATGTGGCTATGGCAGCGGGAATTATATTATTTTACAGTAGGGACTTGAAAAGAATCTTAGAATAA
- the dnaN gene encoding DNA polymerase III subunit beta — MKLKMKREEFISILSDYTSILRENSIKPILSTLFMEVKGNDLVFMGSSVEMDYKKQILCEGMEDGSVVFKPALVLEYVKLLEEEWITVEKLDGFLKIANGEFSIWEEENYPKIVELASMSLLELSGNEFAKCLETVKFSAAQTPENLALHCIRIVFGKEKVYFVSTDSYRLLYLEKKMTAQFERAISLPLDAVNVIIKLLKDKTEKISLELSGDNLLFLWEGTYFSCRLTAVPYPNFQGILSQNAFDKKMEFCLDDLKAAMKRVITVAKTSIDAKYGGTFDFKGKHLVVKAVTTGRAKTQQKIVMMKEGEDFVASLNCKYLSEFLDSVSRNVIIEGKNSSSMFRVTEEGNEELIYILMPLALREV, encoded by the coding sequence ATGAAATTGAAAATGAAACGAGAAGAATTTATTTCGATTCTATCAGACTATACAAGTATTTTGAGAGAAAATTCTATCAAGCCTATTCTTTCAACTCTTTTTATGGAAGTGAAGGGCAATGATTTGGTCTTTATGGGCAGCAGTGTAGAAATGGATTATAAAAAACAGATTTTATGTGAAGGAATGGAAGACGGAAGTGTTGTGTTCAAACCCGCTCTTGTTTTGGAATACGTAAAATTGTTGGAAGAGGAATGGATTACCGTTGAGAAATTGGATGGATTTTTGAAAATAGCCAATGGAGAATTTTCCATTTGGGAAGAAGAAAATTATCCTAAAATTGTAGAATTGGCTTCTATGAGTTTATTGGAACTTTCCGGAAATGAATTTGCAAAATGTTTGGAAACTGTGAAGTTTTCCGCTGCACAGACACCGGAAAACTTGGCTTTACATTGTATTCGCATTGTTTTCGGAAAGGAAAAAGTATATTTCGTGTCTACCGATTCTTATCGTTTGCTATATTTAGAAAAGAAAATGACAGCTCAATTTGAACGGGCAATTTCTCTGCCTTTGGATGCTGTCAATGTGATTATTAAATTACTGAAAGATAAGACGGAGAAAATTTCTTTGGAATTAAGCGGAGATAACTTGCTTTTTTTGTGGGAAGGGACTTATTTCAGTTGTCGATTAACAGCGGTTCCTTATCCTAATTTTCAAGGAATTTTAAGTCAAAATGCTTTTGATAAAAAAATGGAATTCTGCTTAGATGATTTAAAAGCGGCGATGAAACGTGTTATTACGGTGGCGAAAACAAGTATTGATGCAAAATATGGGGGAACTTTCGACTTTAAAGGAAAACATTTAGTGGTGAAAGCGGTTACAACAGGACGAGCCAAAACACAACAAAAGATAGTAATGATGAAAGAGGGAGAAGATTTTGTTGCCTCCTTGAACTGTAAATATCTATCTGAATTTTTGGACAGCGTTTCCCGAAATGTCATTATAGAGGGAAAGAATTCTTCCAGTATGTTCCGAGTGACAGAAGAGGGAAATGAAGAATTGATTTATATTTTGATGCCTCTAGCCTTAAGAGAAGTGTAA
- a CDS encoding extracellular solute-binding protein, which produces MKKILLTIALAVLLVSCGSKDDGKTLYLYGWADYIPYEIYEDFEKETGIHVVEDIFSSNEEMYTKLKAGGDGYDIVMPSSDYVEIMMKEGMIEKLDKTKISTLGNIAPFIMKKLQTFDTNNDYAVPYNTSVTVIAVNKMFVKDYPKSFDIYNRKDLQGRMTLLDDMRELMTSALAIHGYDQKTSSIEAMEKAKQTILAWKKNIAKFDSESYGKGFAAGDFWVVQGYPDNIFRELSEEEREHVELIIPEKGAFGAIDSFTILANAKHKENAYKFIEYIHRPEVYAKLSDILELPSINEPAAKLMTVKPLYDLSELEKIQVLMDIHETLDLQNKYWQEILIAD; this is translated from the coding sequence ATGAAAAAAATACTATTGACAATTGCTTTGGCGGTTCTATTGGTTTCCTGTGGTTCCAAAGATGACGGAAAAACATTGTATTTATATGGTTGGGCGGATTATATTCCATATGAAATTTATGAAGATTTCGAGAAAGAAACGGGGATTCATGTAGTGGAAGATATTTTTTCATCCAATGAAGAAATGTATACGAAATTAAAAGCAGGCGGAGATGGATATGATATCGTTATGCCTTCCAGTGATTATGTAGAAATTATGATGAAGGAGGGAATGATTGAAAAGTTGGATAAAACAAAAATTTCAACTTTGGGAAATATAGCTCCTTTTATTATGAAAAAATTACAAACTTTTGATACCAACAATGATTATGCGGTTCCTTATAATACGAGCGTGACGGTAATTGCCGTAAACAAAATGTTTGTAAAAGATTATCCCAAGTCTTTTGACATTTATAATCGAAAAGATTTACAAGGAAGAATGACCTTATTAGACGATATGAGAGAGCTTATGACATCGGCATTGGCAATTCATGGATATGATCAAAAGACCTCTTCGATAGAAGCCATGGAGAAGGCGAAACAAACCATTCTGGCTTGGAAAAAAAATATTGCCAAGTTTGATTCGGAGTCTTATGGAAAAGGGTTTGCAGCAGGAGATTTTTGGGTAGTACAAGGATATCCCGATAATATTTTTCGAGAATTGAGCGAAGAAGAAAGAGAGCATGTAGAGCTTATAATTCCTGAAAAAGGAGCCTTTGGAGCAATTGATTCCTTTACCATTTTAGCAAATGCCAAGCATAAAGAAAATGCGTATAAATTTATTGAATACATTCATCGTCCTGAAGTATATGCAAAATTATCGGATATTTTAGAGTTACCTTCTATCAACGAACCGGCAGCAAAGTTAATGACAGTAAAGCCTTTGTATGATTTATCCGAATTGGAAAAAATACAGGTACTGATGGATATTCATGAAACACTGGATTTACAAAATAAATATTGGCAAGAAATTTTGATTGCGGACTAG
- a CDS encoding Cof-type HAD-IIB family hydrolase, producing the protein MKYKAVVCDMDGTLLNGEHRVSDRSRKIIKHITEKGIKVFLASGRPYPDIQYFKESLGLNSYIISSNGAVVHDEKEKEIMYYSLEKEILSKILALPFGNLHRNLYTRDSWYVEIALQELLQFHKESGFAFQQISNLEEKNDGNATKLFYLDESEKNILDFEEILKEEFQDQVSITLSTPNCLEIMKKGVNKGRAIQDTMKQLGIALEEVVAFGDGLNDYEMLSLVGSPFVMSNGSPRLLEALSDVPKAPKNTEDGVAQILEEIFLTEERE; encoded by the coding sequence ATGAAATATAAAGCAGTGGTCTGCGATATGGACGGAACTCTATTGAATGGAGAACATAGAGTCAGTGACAGAAGCAGAAAAATTATAAAACATATTACAGAAAAAGGGATAAAGGTATTTTTGGCTTCGGGAAGACCTTATCCGGATATTCAATATTTTAAGGAAAGTTTAGGACTGAATTCCTATATCATCAGCAGTAATGGAGCTGTCGTTCATGATGAAAAGGAAAAAGAAATCATGTATTATTCTTTGGAAAAAGAAATTTTGTCCAAGATTTTGGCACTTCCTTTTGGAAATCTTCACAGGAATTTGTATACAAGGGATTCTTGGTATGTAGAAATAGCCCTACAGGAGTTGTTGCAATTTCACAAAGAATCAGGATTTGCTTTTCAACAAATTTCAAATTTGGAAGAAAAAAATGATGGAAATGCTACCAAATTGTTTTACTTGGATGAAAGTGAAAAAAATATTTTGGATTTTGAGGAAATTTTGAAAGAAGAGTTTCAAGACCAAGTAAGCATCACTCTCTCTACTCCAAATTGTTTGGAAATTATGAAAAAAGGCGTCAATAAGGGAAGAGCGATTCAAGATACTATGAAACAGTTGGGAATTGCTTTGGAAGAAGTTGTGGCATTTGGGGACGGTCTGAATGATTATGAAATGCTTTCTTTGGTAGGAAGTCCTTTTGTTATGTCCAATGGAAGTCCGAGATTATTGGAGGCTCTTTCTGATGTTCCGAAAGCTCCTAAGAACACGGAGGACGGAGTGGCACAAATTTTGGAGGAAATTTTTTTAACGGAAGAAAGAGAATAA
- a CDS encoding Panacea domain-containing protein: MEKVVDIAKYLSKEYSSEKKEYIDEMKLHKMAFFIQKESFSKYGEAMFEEDFEGWKLGPVCREIRKNFEEIKRFKGEIFLEKENKETIDDIFKKYKDMDSYRLSYLTHLQYSWIKSRIGIENGQNGNVIIPKEDIFLDAREQNERTSSSIAVNEE; encoded by the coding sequence ATGGAAAAAGTAGTTGATATTGCAAAATATCTTTCAAAAGAATATTCTTCTGAAAAAAAAGAATATATTGATGAAATGAAACTTCATAAAATGGCTTTTTTTATCCAGAAAGAATCTTTTTCCAAATATGGAGAAGCAATGTTTGAAGAAGATTTTGAAGGATGGAAATTAGGACCAGTATGTAGGGAAATAAGAAAGAATTTTGAAGAAATAAAAAGATTTAAAGGAGAAATTTTTTTGGAAAAAGAAAATAAAGAGACTATTGATGATATATTCAAGAAATATAAGGACATGGATTCCTACAGATTGAGTTATTTAACACATCTTCAATATTCTTGGATAAAATCCAGAATAGGAATTGAGAATGGACAGAATGGGAACGTTATAATCCCGAAAGAGGATATTTTCTTAGATGCGAGAGAACAAAATGAAAGAACTTCTTCGTCAATTGCTGTCAATGAAGAGTAG
- a CDS encoding RelA/SpoT domain-containing protein: MSIRKIGEKLRKQEKLTDKEKEEFHNFSQIHSVIIKLFITELEKIEFSKQYLITSRNKRIETIISKLCRPEKPKLDRIHDIAGVRMIFDTMESLKEFITILENTELFGFKEKENKDKNKYNYVENPKLDGYRSVHKVFYYVLDIVYSTFKGKDFNLKNKKIELQLRTKLQHIWATTVEIYDIINKSNLKTGIHNKLETEEGLFFKKCSLIFEGIENNEKEVIENNIYEIFTKKELRKIFDKLKGIKNITNIDLPKNLGSEEPFVLITYLNEGKTTFFVAPEYEDIEKKDTFLLNASYRALEEKNTKGEYILLLLTLKDVRKLQETYPNYFLDAKEFIDILEIYKNEFIKEEDL; encoded by the coding sequence ATGAGTATAAGAAAAATAGGAGAGAAATTAAGAAAACAGGAAAAATTAACAGATAAAGAAAAAGAAGAATTCCATAATTTCAGCCAAATACACAGTGTTATTATAAAATTGTTTATTACTGAACTTGAAAAAATAGAATTCTCTAAACAATATTTGATTACAAGTAGAAATAAGAGAATAGAGACCATAATTTCAAAATTATGCAGACCCGAAAAGCCAAAATTGGATAGGATACATGATATAGCAGGGGTAAGAATGATATTTGACACTATGGAAAGTTTAAAAGAATTTATTACTATTCTTGAAAATACTGAATTATTTGGATTTAAAGAAAAAGAGAATAAAGATAAAAACAAGTACAATTATGTAGAAAATCCTAAATTAGACGGATATAGATCTGTACATAAAGTGTTTTATTATGTTTTGGACATTGTTTATTCTACTTTTAAGGGAAAAGATTTTAATTTAAAGAACAAGAAAATTGAATTGCAATTGAGAACTAAATTACAGCATATTTGGGCGACAACAGTAGAGATTTATGATATAATCAACAAAAGTAATCTTAAAACGGGTATTCATAATAAATTAGAAACAGAAGAAGGATTATTTTTTAAAAAATGCAGTTTGATTTTTGAAGGGATTGAGAATAATGAGAAAGAGGTAATAGAAAATAATATTTATGAGATTTTTACTAAGAAAGAGTTGAGAAAAATTTTTGATAAATTAAAAGGAATAAAAAATATTACAAATATTGATCTTCCTAAAAATTTAGGAAGTGAGGAGCCTTTTGTTTTAATTACTTATCTTAATGAAGGAAAAACTACTTTTTTTGTTGCACCTGAATATGAAGATATTGAGAAAAAAGATACTTTTTTATTGAATGCCTCCTATAGGGCATTAGAAGAAAAAAATACAAAAGGAGAATACATTTTACTGCTTTTAACATTGAAAGATGTAAGGAAGTTGCAAGAAACATATCCTAATTATTTTTTAGATGCGAAAGAGTTTATTGACATTTTAGAGATATATAAAAATGAATTTATAAAGGAGGAGGATTTATAA
- the mtnK gene encoding S-methyl-5-thioribose kinase gives MNKYKKHFLLDSKEIISYVKEKKLFSDENELIAEEIGDGNINYVFRVKDIKTGKSVVLKQADTLLRSSGRPLDIGRSKIEAKILEIEGKLAKKFVPEVYFYDDTMAVLAMEDISEYKNLRKELIEGNIFPNFSEEISTFLANTLFLTTDLVLPQEKKKLYVKEFINPDLCDISECLVFTEPYTDDKKRNVITSGNESFVETFLYQNFPLHFAVAKLKENFMNSSQALIHGDLHSGSIFISSQGIKIIDPEFAFYGPMAYDVGNVIANLQFPYFRAKYFMEEGERKRKFLIWLENCIQEIPKLFLKKLQLLWTEKVKDPIRKNEKYKEYYIERLSREIAGYTGTEMIRRVVGDAKVLELTSLEVSETKLLLERELLQKGISLILENTTF, from the coding sequence ATGAACAAATATAAAAAACACTTTTTGCTGGATAGTAAGGAAATTATTTCTTATGTAAAAGAAAAAAAGTTATTTTCCGATGAGAATGAACTGATTGCAGAAGAAATTGGAGATGGAAATATCAATTATGTTTTCCGGGTAAAAGATATAAAGACGGGAAAGTCGGTTGTTCTCAAACAGGCAGATACTTTGCTGAGGAGTTCCGGAAGACCGCTGGACATAGGGAGAAGTAAAATAGAGGCAAAAATTTTGGAGATTGAAGGAAAATTGGCGAAAAAATTTGTGCCGGAGGTTTATTTTTACGATGATACTATGGCAGTACTGGCAATGGAAGATATTTCGGAATACAAAAATTTGAGAAAAGAACTCATAGAAGGCAACATTTTCCCAAATTTTTCGGAAGAAATAAGCACTTTTTTAGCAAATACCCTATTTTTAACAACAGATTTGGTTCTTCCCCAAGAGAAAAAGAAGTTGTATGTAAAAGAATTTATCAATCCGGACTTATGTGACATTTCAGAATGTTTGGTTTTCACGGAGCCCTATACGGATGATAAGAAAAGGAATGTAATCACGTCGGGGAATGAGAGTTTTGTAGAAACATTTCTCTATCAAAATTTTCCTTTGCACTTCGCTGTTGCAAAACTAAAAGAGAATTTTATGAATTCTTCTCAGGCCTTGATTCATGGCGATTTACACTCGGGCTCTATTTTTATCTCTTCTCAAGGGATTAAAATAATAGATCCGGAATTCGCATTTTATGGACCTATGGCTTATGATGTGGGAAATGTCATAGCAAATTTACAGTTTCCTTACTTCAGAGCAAAATATTTTATGGAAGAAGGAGAAAGAAAACGGAAGTTTTTAATCTGGTTGGAAAATTGCATTCAGGAAATTCCGAAGTTATTTTTGAAAAAATTGCAGCTGCTATGGACTGAAAAGGTAAAGGATCCAATACGAAAAAATGAAAAGTACAAAGAATATTACATCGAAAGATTAAGCAGAGAAATAGCCGGATATACGGGAACTGAGATGATTCGTAGAGTTGTCGGAGATGCAAAAGTTTTGGAATTGACTTCTTTAGAAGTAAGTGAGACAAAACTTCTATTAGAAAGAGAGTTGCTTCAAAAAGGAATAAGTCTCATTTTAGAGAATACTACATTTTGA
- a CDS encoding S-methyl-5-thioribose-1-phosphate isomerase: MNRMDEGLAFLLQYENIAWYEKGEVKILDRRIYPRKIHYVTCKTYREVKQAIADMVTQSAGPYTAAGMGMALAAYEVRKLSIEEQIQFLEKAAFEISHARPTTINRMSMITEACLSVAKEALFKKEDPIHAIFQRTLDSLERRYFRMSKVAEHLVRLFPIKGKVMTQCFGETIVGCMGREIKKQGKEIEFYCPETRPYLQGARLTASVLKEQGFDVTVITDNMSAWTIQEKKIDLFTSAADTICMDGYIVNKVGTLQIAILAKYFGIPYFVTGIPDQGKYRENIVIEERDPNEVIHCNGVLNTLKEVKGYYPSFDITAPHLVSAVVTDQGIYSPYNLEEYFEKETEQYY; the protein is encoded by the coding sequence ATGAACAGGATGGATGAAGGATTGGCTTTTTTACTTCAATATGAAAATATTGCATGGTATGAAAAGGGAGAAGTAAAAATTTTGGATAGAAGAATTTATCCAAGAAAAATTCACTATGTGACTTGCAAAACATATCGAGAAGTGAAGCAGGCGATAGCGGATATGGTAACACAGAGTGCAGGACCATATACAGCCGCCGGAATGGGAATGGCACTTGCCGCCTATGAAGTAAGGAAGTTATCCATAGAGGAACAAATTCAATTTTTAGAGAAAGCAGCTTTTGAAATTTCTCATGCACGTCCCACAACGATAAATCGTATGTCTATGATTACAGAAGCTTGTCTGAGCGTTGCGAAAGAGGCATTATTCAAGAAAGAAGATCCTATTCATGCAATTTTTCAAAGAACTTTGGATTCTTTGGAGAGGAGATATTTCAGAATGTCAAAGGTAGCAGAGCATTTAGTTCGCCTATTTCCCATCAAAGGAAAAGTGATGACACAATGTTTTGGGGAGACCATCGTAGGATGTATGGGAAGAGAAATTAAGAAACAGGGAAAAGAAATTGAATTCTATTGTCCGGAAACAAGACCCTATTTACAAGGAGCCAGATTAACAGCCAGTGTACTGAAAGAGCAAGGTTTTGATGTAACCGTGATTACAGATAATATGTCGGCATGGACGATTCAAGAAAAAAAAATAGATCTTTTTACTTCGGCAGCAGATACCATTTGTATGGATGGTTATATTGTAAATAAAGTAGGAACTTTGCAAATTGCTATTTTAGCAAAGTATTTCGGGATTCCTTATTTTGTTACGGGAATTCCCGATCAGGGGAAATATAGAGAGAATATTGTGATAGAGGAAAGAGATCCCAATGAGGTGATTCATTGCAATGGAGTTTTGAATACGCTTAAGGAAGTGAAAGGATATTATCCCTCTTTTGATATTACAGCACCCCATTTGGTAAGTGCTGTAGTTACCGATCAAGGAATTTATTCGCCTTATAATTTGGAAGAATATTTTGAGAAAGAAACGGAACAATATTACTGA
- a CDS encoding Na+/H+ antiporter NhaC family protein — protein MEKKGSIYGLIPLIVFLVIYVSTGIFTGKIDNMPLLVAFAITTGISFCLHNPQKPKLTLDEKVSMFCKGAGEETLILMVVIFLLAGAFYSVADAMGAVSSTVNLGLSILPMEMLLPGLFLTGCILSFSMGTSMGTVSALTPVAVGIANQTGISLALVCRVVVGGAMFGDNLSFISDTTIAATRTQEVSMKDKFKVNFLVVLPAVILNIIFLMFMSGKGIATGSYEYHLLNLLPYISIIVLALLGLHVILVLTIGIGLGVVIGLMNGSFEMIEVFAVIQRGMGWMQNMAIIALVVGGVVAFMQYLGGIDYLLESLHSRIRSKKGAEFGISVLVSLIVLVSTNNTVSIITAGPLAKDIADTFEIDRRRVAGLLDIFSSAFQGLMPYAGQLLVAAGMAQISPVSIMPYSWYSILMVIMGILSIMTGFPKLKK, from the coding sequence ATGGAAAAAAAGGGAAGCATTTATGGATTGATTCCACTGATTGTTTTTTTGGTAATTTATGTAAGTACAGGTATTTTTACAGGAAAAATTGATAATATGCCTTTATTGGTAGCTTTTGCTATTACAACAGGAATATCTTTTTGTTTACATAATCCCCAAAAACCGAAATTGACTTTAGATGAAAAAGTTTCTATGTTTTGTAAAGGAGCAGGAGAAGAAACGTTAATCTTGATGGTTGTTATCTTTTTGTTGGCAGGAGCCTTTTACTCTGTTGCAGATGCTATGGGAGCGGTAAGTTCGACTGTAAATTTAGGTCTTAGCATATTACCGATGGAAATGCTGTTGCCGGGACTCTTTTTAACAGGTTGTATTTTAAGCTTTTCTATGGGAACTTCGATGGGAACCGTATCTGCTTTAACTCCGGTGGCAGTGGGGATTGCAAATCAAACAGGGATCAGCTTAGCTTTGGTATGTAGAGTGGTAGTAGGAGGGGCTATGTTTGGAGATAATTTGTCTTTTATTTCCGATACTACAATCGCCGCAACAAGGACCCAAGAAGTTAGCATGAAAGACAAATTTAAAGTTAATTTTTTAGTTGTTTTACCGGCTGTCATTTTAAATATTATTTTTCTCATGTTTATGTCCGGGAAAGGCATAGCAACTGGAAGCTATGAATATCATCTTCTGAATTTACTTCCTTATATTTCCATTATCGTGTTAGCCTTACTTGGATTACATGTTATTTTGGTTTTAACGATAGGGATTGGATTAGGAGTGGTCATTGGACTTATGAACGGTTCTTTTGAAATGATTGAAGTCTTCGCTGTAATCCAAAGAGGAATGGGTTGGATGCAAAATATGGCAATCATTGCATTGGTAGTAGGAGGAGTCGTTGCTTTCATGCAATATTTAGGAGGAATTGATTATTTGTTGGAAAGCTTGCATTCCAGAATTCGTTCTAAGAAAGGAGCTGAATTCGGAATTTCCGTTTTGGTCAGTTTGATAGTTTTGGTAAGCACAAATAATACGGTATCTATTATTACAGCCGGACCATTAGCGAAAGATATTGCAGATACATTTGAGATTGATCGCAGAAGAGTGGCAGGATTATTGGATATTTTTTCTTCCGCTTTTCAAGGGTTGATGCCTTATGCCGGACAGCTATTGGTTGCGGCAGGAATGGCACAAATTTCACCGGTAAGCATTATGCCATATTCTTGGTATTCTATTTTAATGGTTATTATGGGAATTCTTTCTATTATGACAGGGTTTCCAAAATTAAAAAAATAA
- a CDS encoding PLP-dependent aminotransferase family protein, translating to MNRLKKYKMIEEKIKHNILKNIWKSGEKIPSLRSLSLKYKVSPQTIHSAFKSLEKSGYISIIPAIGCFVKEKSQYKMSRQLKTIVKSYSDIENKAFHSINFTNTSLLYSYFNENFFLYFCQKMIRENSHFLNSSIVQDLPSLIACLSDSLEEDNIFTLEENIFITSGSETSIEIICRIFSEKKKLTIALSDPSHYNIINTLSPWLNIQGVHLLENGWDFEDFDRILQSEKIDFVFVSPNFQNPSGICWSEEKKFHLIDLAAKYDFYIIEEDNYSKLYYEKGIATSFKSLERIGKERIFYIRDFSSLFGSSLNISCVLVPPQFREQFLMEKLVLSVFPSKFQQKILETFIISGYLHFFTENLKKKLHYRSKYLIHLLQQIPELRIMHEPTGGFFIWIKLQQNIDEDVFYELCKEKGVLILPGYIFYKDQRNNAKFRICFASTSLHEIQIGIQCIKQVIEHLKH from the coding sequence GTGAACAGGTTGAAGAAATATAAGATGATTGAGGAAAAAATAAAACATAATATCTTAAAAAATATTTGGAAATCAGGGGAAAAAATTCCATCCCTTCGCTCTTTATCTTTGAAATATAAAGTTTCTCCTCAAACAATTCACTCCGCTTTTAAATCTTTGGAAAAATCCGGTTACATTTCCATCATTCCGGCAATCGGCTGTTTTGTGAAAGAAAAAAGTCAATACAAAATGAGTCGTCAATTAAAAACAATAGTAAAGAGTTATTCCGATATAGAGAACAAAGCTTTTCACAGTATCAATTTTACAAATACTTCATTGTTGTACTCTTACTTCAATGAAAATTTTTTTCTGTATTTTTGTCAAAAAATGATTCGAGAAAATTCTCATTTTTTAAATTCTTCTATAGTTCAAGATTTACCTTCTCTCATTGCCTGCTTGTCAGACAGTTTGGAGGAAGATAATATTTTCACATTGGAAGAAAACATATTTATTACTTCCGGTTCCGAGACAAGCATTGAAATTATTTGCCGTATTTTTTCTGAAAAGAAAAAATTAACCATTGCCCTATCTGATCCAAGTCATTATAATATCATCAATACTTTGAGTCCTTGGCTTAATATTCAAGGAGTACATCTCTTAGAGAATGGTTGGGATTTTGAAGATTTTGATAGAATTCTACAATCTGAAAAAATTGACTTTGTCTTTGTCAGCCCCAATTTTCAAAACCCCTCCGGAATTTGTTGGTCCGAAGAAAAAAAATTTCATTTGATTGACTTGGCGGCAAAGTATGATTTTTATATTATTGAAGAGGATAATTATTCCAAGCTGTATTATGAAAAAGGAATTGCAACGTCTTTTAAAAGTCTGGAAAGAATAGGAAAGGAACGGATTTTCTATATTCGTGATTTTTCTTCCTTGTTTGGATCTTCTCTCAATATAAGCTGTGTGCTGGTTCCCCCTCAATTTAGAGAACAGTTTTTAATGGAGAAACTCGTACTTTCTGTCTTTCCTTCTAAATTTCAACAGAAAATTTTGGAAACTTTTATCATATCCGGATATTTACATTTTTTCACGGAAAATTTAAAAAAGAAACTTCATTATCGCTCGAAATACTTAATTCATTTATTGCAACAAATTCCTGAATTGCGTATTATGCACGAACCCACAGGTGGTTTTTTCATATGGATTAAACTTCAGCAAAATATTGATGAGGATGTCTTCTATGAGCTTTGTAAAGAAAAAGGCGTTCTCATTTTACCGGGCTATATTTTTTATAAAGATCAAAGAAATAATGCTAAATTTAGAATTTGTTTTGCTTCTACGAGCTTGCATGAAATTCAAATTGGAATTCAATGCATAAAACAAGTGATTGAACATTTAAAACATTAG